A region from the Nostoc punctiforme PCC 73102 genome encodes:
- a CDS encoding helicase-related protein, with translation MAQTVNHSPGSIVTCRSRQWVILPSENQDVIRLRPLSGNEDEIAGIYQKLLEEELEKIESATFPLPQATSVQDHAAALLLMDAARLLLRSGAGPFRCLGRLSLRPRPYQLVPLLMALKLETVKLLVADDVGIGKTIEAGLIARELLDRGEVKRIAVLCPPHLCDQWQQELREKFHIDAVVVRSGTASKLERNIPNNDSVFSYYRHLIVSLDYAKAERRRASFITHCPDLVIVDEAHTCARPNKTTTSQQQRHQLITEIAQKQEQHLLLLTATPHSGIEESFLSLLGLLKPEFEHFNLNSLTDKQRDHLANHFVQRRRADVKLWLGNETPFPERESSEESYKLSKEYKELFDEVYDFARGLVKTTTADMSHAQRRGRYWSALALIRCVMSSPAAAIATLNRQVSKSGGSLTDLDEDLMSSYVHDPTEQEQAVDASPTVVIEQGQQSYKDADKRKLKAFVQSAEKLQGGKDQKLQSCIATVESLLKDEMNPIVWCRYIATANYVADALRQKLQKKGSQIRVIAITGELSEDEREIRLEELKSYPQRVLVATDCLSEGVNLQTHFSAVIHYDLPWNPNRLEQREGRIDRYGQTATKVKACLLYGRDNPVDGAVLDVLIRKAVQIHKSLGITVPVPMESTTVAEAVFKSLFERTTEVIQLSLFDFQEESAVDKVHKNWDNAVEREKTNRTRFAQRAIKPEQVEQELIDSDQILGNEQDVERFVISACDRISCYLIKKKQGWLLPQPPDFLKSTLGDKSRLLTFTTPAPEGVEYVGRNHPLVEGLAQYILEDALSLAVEPIAARCGFTTTNAVQKRTTLLLVRLRHLLDSSRRTTETKNTTLLAEECAVIGFTGSPSSPNWLPQLEATRVLQEAKPVSDAGKAIKQGEIAELLPRLEELQPDLEKFAGQRAEELLQSHKRVRDITKEGRIRVTPQLPMDVLGVFILQPGRK, from the coding sequence ATGGCGCAAACTGTGAACCATTCACCCGGTTCCATAGTCACCTGTCGCAGTCGGCAATGGGTGATACTACCTTCAGAAAATCAAGATGTTATTCGTCTACGACCGCTTTCAGGCAATGAAGATGAAATTGCTGGTATCTACCAAAAGCTTTTAGAAGAAGAGCTAGAGAAGATTGAATCAGCTACATTTCCTCTACCTCAAGCTACTAGCGTACAAGACCATGCAGCCGCACTTTTGCTCATGGATGCTGCACGTCTTCTACTCCGTAGCGGGGCGGGGCCTTTTCGCTGTTTAGGACGATTGTCACTGCGTCCCCGTCCTTACCAGTTAGTTCCTTTGTTGATGGCACTGAAGCTAGAGACGGTAAAACTGCTTGTAGCTGATGACGTGGGTATTGGTAAGACCATCGAAGCTGGATTAATAGCTCGTGAATTGCTAGACCGAGGTGAAGTTAAGCGAATTGCAGTACTGTGTCCACCACACTTATGCGATCAATGGCAGCAGGAATTACGTGAAAAGTTTCATATTGATGCCGTGGTTGTGCGTTCTGGCACTGCTTCTAAGTTAGAGCGGAATATACCAAATAATGACAGTGTTTTTAGTTATTATCGCCACCTGATTGTGAGCTTAGACTATGCCAAAGCAGAACGTCGTCGCGCCAGCTTTATAACTCACTGTCCTGACTTAGTAATTGTGGATGAAGCACATACTTGCGCTCGTCCAAATAAAACTACTACATCCCAGCAGCAGCGACACCAGCTGATTACAGAAATTGCTCAAAAACAAGAACAACATTTACTGTTACTTACAGCTACTCCTCACAGTGGGATTGAAGAATCTTTTCTCTCACTTTTAGGTTTGCTGAAGCCGGAGTTTGAGCATTTCAATCTCAATAGCTTAACTGACAAACAACGTGACCACTTAGCCAATCATTTCGTTCAGCGCAGACGAGCAGATGTCAAGCTTTGGCTAGGGAATGAAACTCCTTTTCCTGAACGAGAGTCAAGCGAGGAATCATATAAGTTATCAAAAGAGTACAAAGAACTATTTGATGAAGTCTATGATTTTGCCCGTGGTCTAGTGAAAACGACTACGGCTGATATGAGTCATGCTCAACGTCGGGGAAGATACTGGTCGGCTTTGGCTTTGATTCGTTGTGTCATGTCTTCACCTGCGGCTGCGATCGCTACATTAAATCGCCAAGTTAGTAAATCAGGTGGCTCATTGACTGATTTGGATGAAGACTTGATGAGTTCTTATGTCCACGATCCTACAGAACAGGAACAAGCCGTTGACGCATCGCCAACTGTAGTAATAGAGCAGGGGCAGCAAAGTTATAAAGACGCAGATAAACGTAAGTTAAAAGCTTTTGTGCAATCAGCAGAGAAGTTACAAGGTGGCAAAGACCAAAAACTGCAATCGTGCATCGCTACAGTAGAATCTTTGCTCAAAGACGAGATGAACCCTATTGTCTGGTGTCGCTATATTGCTACTGCAAATTATGTAGCTGATGCTCTCAGGCAAAAGTTACAGAAGAAAGGTAGCCAAATTCGGGTAATTGCCATTACTGGAGAACTTTCAGAGGATGAGCGTGAAATTCGCCTAGAAGAGTTAAAATCTTATCCCCAACGAGTGCTAGTTGCTACAGATTGTTTAAGTGAAGGGGTAAACCTGCAAACGCACTTCAGTGCAGTAATTCACTATGATTTACCCTGGAATCCTAATCGGTTAGAACAACGCGAAGGACGTATCGACCGCTACGGACAAACAGCAACTAAGGTAAAAGCCTGCTTGCTTTATGGTCGAGATAATCCTGTTGATGGTGCAGTTCTCGATGTTCTGATTCGCAAAGCTGTGCAGATTCACAAGTCTTTAGGGATTACAGTTCCCGTACCAATGGAAAGCACTACTGTAGCAGAAGCAGTATTTAAATCACTGTTTGAAAGGACTACAGAAGTTATCCAGTTATCACTGTTTGATTTTCAGGAAGAATCTGCGGTTGATAAAGTACATAAGAATTGGGACAACGCAGTAGAACGCGAAAAAACTAATCGTACCCGTTTTGCTCAACGTGCCATTAAGCCAGAGCAAGTAGAACAAGAACTCATCGACTCTGACCAGATTTTAGGGAATGAACAGGATGTAGAGCGATTTGTCATCTCTGCTTGCGATCGCATTTCTTGTTATTTGATCAAGAAAAAGCAGGGATGGTTATTACCGCAGCCACCAGATTTCCTCAAGTCAACGTTAGGCGATAAGTCTCGTTTACTTACATTTACTACCCCAGCACCAGAAGGTGTGGAATATGTAGGGCGAAATCACCCTTTAGTAGAAGGTTTAGCGCAATACATTTTAGAAGATGCACTTTCTCTGGCGGTTGAACCAATCGCAGCAAGATGTGGGTTCACTACGACTAATGCTGTTCAAAAGCGCACGACTTTGCTGTTAGTACGGTTACGGCATTTGCTAGACAGTTCTAGGCGTACTACAGAGACAAAAAATACTACATTACTAGCAGAAGAATGTGCAGTTATCGGGTTTACTGGTTCACCTTCTAGCCCTAATTGGTTGCCGCAGTTAGAAGCAACTAGAGTATTACAAGAAGCAAAGCCAGTCAGCGATGCTGGTAAAGCTATCAAGCAGGGAGAAATTGCTGAATTACTTCCCAGACTAGAAGAACTACAGCCAGATTTAGAAAAGTTTGCAGGCCAAAGAGCAGAAGAATTATTACAAAGCCATAAGCGGGTGAGGGACATCACCAAAGAAGGTCGAATCCGCGTTACTCCGCAATTGCCGATGGATGTTCTCGGTGTTTTTATTCTCCAACCCGGACGCAAGTAA
- a CDS encoding Eco57I restriction-modification methylase domain-containing protein — MKTTLTALQIEGNLLAPDMTAQMLEGSIKGQSPEDFGFNKTDKLADEIATAWGDAKAYWAAFQRALARLDENNSATSITRELWAVPLLQSLGYDPVYTATAEVVEDKTYAISHRAEPGENKPPIHIIGCRLEVDKRPPSGNPRLSAHALVQEYLNKTEHLWAIATNGFRWRLLRDSSLMTRLTYVEFDLEQILNGENFAEFGLFYRLFHRSRLPEGVDDANKCLLEYYHQEALQQGGRVRDKLRDGVEKALIGLGNGFLQHPANEHLRQKFADGSLKDIDYYRQLLRLIYRLLFLMVAESRNLLFVTDDLEQVRIYREYYSIERLRELSERPHWRREGFQDLWQGLWVTFLLFDENWRGEVLGLSPLNGDLFGSTTLPALENCAIDNYDLLLAIRQLSLYLDKAQLRRVNYEYLDVEELGSVYESLLDFHPQVVQKQGKYEFALVFGSDRKTTGSYYTPPQLVQQLIKTALEPVIEDKLAQVRSQASTPSSPDELKHNLEKGLLSLKICDPACGSGHFLLAAARRVGKELAKVRTGEAEPGSEPLKFAMRDVIQNCIYGVDLNPLAVDLCKVALWIEGFPGKLPLSFLDHRIKCGNSLVGVSDINCLDEGIPDEAYKAVTGDDKKLATQLKKRNKKERENKGQLSISETLEPKRTHYAESVRELGNIAELTPQQVREKQERYQQTRRDSEWWRDYSACNLWTAAFFIPLTEQNLQLLPTTETLIQLLRSSLPNQIIVDAANQLAEEKHFFHWCLEFPEVFEVGGFDCILGNPPWERIKLQEKEFFASRSAAIANAVNKAAREKLIKELPNKNPELAQAWEETRHDAEAQSKFIRESSRFPLTAVGDINTYAVFAETTRKLISANGRIGVIIPTGIATDSTTSAFFRDLVESLSLQGIIGFENERFLFSGIDHRVSFCMIFLGGAECKFSKMNFSWFGWNISQATQADRQVTLSKSDFNKINPNTFNCPIFRTNADAELTKKIYHRIPILENEVTGITPWNISFIRMFDISNDSHLFKNKEENGLLTLYEAKMFYQFDHRYSSYEGATQADLNVGILPKPSVEAKQNPHFFVKPRYWINKSEIENRLDSKWEQDWLLAFRSIGRSNNERTAIFSVLPKVAVGHKAPLTLVNKIFIPLITCLLANFNSLIFDYVTRQKMGGTDFSYFILKQLPVIPPEAYTQANIEFINTRIIELVYTAWDMQPFAKDMGYNGEPFIWNSNRRALLKAELDAYYAKLYGLTRDELRYILDPADVYGEDFPSETFRVLKNNEIKQFGEYRTQRLVLEAWDRMFG; from the coding sequence ATGAAAACTACATTAACTGCACTTCAAATCGAAGGAAATCTACTAGCTCCAGATATGACTGCCCAAATGTTAGAAGGCAGTATCAAAGGGCAATCACCTGAAGACTTTGGGTTTAACAAAACTGACAAATTAGCAGATGAAATTGCTACTGCTTGGGGCGATGCTAAAGCATATTGGGCAGCATTCCAACGGGCATTGGCAAGGCTAGATGAAAATAACTCGGCTACAAGTATTACTCGTGAATTATGGGCAGTGCCATTATTACAGAGTCTAGGTTATGACCCCGTATATACTGCAACTGCCGAGGTAGTGGAGGATAAAACTTATGCAATTTCCCACCGTGCAGAACCGGGGGAAAATAAACCACCCATCCACATTATTGGTTGTCGGCTAGAAGTTGATAAACGTCCTCCTAGTGGTAATCCCCGGCTATCAGCACACGCACTGGTGCAGGAGTATCTTAACAAGACAGAACATTTGTGGGCGATCGCTACCAATGGTTTTCGTTGGCGGTTACTGCGCGATTCTTCGCTGATGACTCGCCTTACTTACGTTGAATTTGATTTAGAGCAGATTCTTAACGGCGAGAACTTTGCTGAGTTTGGATTATTTTATCGCCTGTTTCATCGTTCCCGCTTGCCTGAAGGTGTGGATGATGCAAACAAGTGTTTGTTGGAATATTATCACCAAGAAGCACTGCAACAAGGGGGACGGGTACGCGATAAACTTCGGGATGGGGTAGAAAAAGCATTAATTGGGCTAGGGAATGGTTTTCTACAACATCCCGCAAATGAGCATCTTCGACAAAAGTTTGCAGATGGCAGTTTGAAAGATATTGATTACTACCGTCAATTGTTACGGTTGATTTATCGCTTACTATTTTTGATGGTGGCAGAGTCCCGTAATTTGCTATTCGTTACAGATGATTTAGAACAAGTTCGGATCTACCGTGAATACTACAGCATTGAGCGACTGCGAGAGTTATCCGAACGTCCCCATTGGCGGCGGGAAGGATTTCAAGATTTATGGCAGGGTTTGTGGGTTACTTTCTTACTATTTGATGAAAACTGGCGCGGAGAGGTATTAGGGTTATCTCCCTTAAATGGTGACTTATTCGGTTCTACAACTCTACCAGCGTTAGAGAATTGTGCAATTGACAATTATGATTTACTTCTTGCTATTCGCCAATTATCGCTGTACCTAGACAAGGCACAACTGCGGCGGGTGAATTATGAATATCTTGACGTGGAAGAGTTGGGCAGTGTTTATGAAAGTTTGCTTGATTTTCATCCCCAAGTAGTACAGAAGCAGGGCAAATACGAATTTGCGTTAGTGTTTGGTAGCGATCGCAAAACTACTGGTTCTTACTATACCCCACCACAACTAGTACAGCAGCTAATCAAAACTGCGCTAGAACCTGTCATTGAAGATAAATTAGCTCAAGTTCGTAGCCAAGCTTCTACACCATCCAGCCCGGATGAACTAAAGCATAATTTAGAAAAAGGTTTACTCAGCCTCAAAATTTGCGATCCTGCTTGTGGTTCTGGACATTTTTTATTAGCAGCAGCGCGTCGTGTTGGTAAGGAACTTGCTAAAGTACGCACTGGGGAAGCAGAACCAGGAAGTGAACCTTTAAAATTTGCGATGCGAGATGTTATCCAAAATTGTATTTATGGGGTGGATTTAAACCCCTTAGCAGTAGATTTGTGTAAGGTAGCATTATGGATTGAAGGCTTTCCAGGTAAATTACCACTTAGCTTTTTAGACCACAGAATTAAATGCGGTAATTCCCTTGTTGGAGTTTCGGACATTAACTGTCTGGATGAAGGAATACCCGATGAAGCGTATAAAGCTGTGACTGGGGATGATAAGAAGTTAGCTACACAGCTTAAAAAGCGTAATAAGAAAGAACGCGAAAATAAAGGACAATTATCTATAAGTGAAACTTTAGAACCTAAACGAACACACTATGCAGAAAGTGTGCGGGAGTTAGGTAATATTGCTGAATTAACTCCGCAGCAAGTAAGAGAAAAGCAAGAACGATATCAACAAACTCGTAGAGATTCAGAATGGTGGCGTGATTATTCAGCCTGTAATTTGTGGACTGCGGCATTTTTTATTCCGTTAACAGAACAAAACTTACAGTTATTACCGACAACAGAAACGTTAATTCAGCTTTTACGTAGCAGTTTACCAAACCAAATAATAGTAGATGCAGCAAATCAGTTAGCTGAAGAAAAACATTTTTTTCACTGGTGTCTAGAATTCCCTGAAGTATTTGAAGTGGGTGGTTTTGATTGTATATTAGGTAATCCGCCTTGGGAACGTATTAAGTTACAAGAAAAGGAATTTTTTGCTTCTCGTAGTGCTGCAATAGCAAATGCTGTAAACAAAGCAGCACGGGAAAAGTTGATTAAAGAATTACCAAATAAAAATCCTGAGTTAGCACAAGCTTGGGAAGAGACTAGGCATGATGCAGAAGCACAAAGTAAATTTATCCGCGAATCAAGTAGATTTCCACTGACTGCTGTGGGAGATATAAATACTTATGCTGTGTTTGCTGAGACAACAAGAAAGTTGATTTCAGCCAATGGAAGGATTGGTGTAATTATTCCTACAGGAATTGCTACTGATTCAACTACTTCAGCATTTTTTCGAGATTTAGTTGAATCATTAAGCCTTCAAGGAATAATAGGTTTTGAAAATGAAAGATTTTTATTCTCAGGAATTGATCACAGAGTATCCTTTTGTATGATTTTTCTTGGTGGAGCAGAATGTAAATTTAGCAAAATGAACTTCTCGTGGTTTGGTTGGAATATTTCACAAGCAACTCAAGCTGATAGACAAGTAACTTTAAGCAAATCGGACTTTAACAAAATAAATCCTAATACATTTAACTGTCCGATTTTTCGTACTAACGCAGATGCTGAACTAACTAAGAAAATTTATCACAGGATACCTATTTTAGAAAATGAAGTTACAGGTATTACACCTTGGAATATTTCATTTATACGTATGTTTGATATATCAAATGATAGTCATTTATTTAAAAACAAAGAAGAAAATGGATTACTTACACTCTATGAAGCGAAGATGTTTTATCAATTCGATCATCGTTACTCAAGTTATGAAGGAGCAACTCAAGCTGATTTAAATGTTGGTATATTACCAAAGCCATCAGTAGAAGCTAAACAAAATCCTCATTTTTTTGTTAAGCCTCGTTACTGGATCAACAAATCTGAGATAGAAAATCGGTTAGATAGTAAATGGGAACAAGATTGGCTGTTAGCATTTAGAAGTATTGGGCGTTCAAATAATGAACGAACTGCTATTTTTAGTGTTTTACCTAAAGTCGCTGTAGGGCATAAAGCACCACTTACATTAGTTAATAAAATTTTTATTCCATTAATTACTTGTTTATTAGCTAACTTCAATTCCTTAATATTTGATTATGTAACTAGACAAAAAATGGGTGGGACTGACTTTAGTTATTTTATTCTTAAACAACTACCTGTTATTCCTCCAGAAGCATATACTCAAGCAAATATTGAGTTTATTAACACTCGTATAATCGAATTAGTCTACACCGCCTGGGATATGCAACCCTTCGCCAAAGACATGGGATACAACGGCGAACCCTTTATTTGGAACAGCAATAGACGTGCATTATTAAAAGCAGAATTGGACGCATATTACGCCAAACTCTACGGACTTACCCGTGATGAACTGCGGTATATTCTTGACCCTGCGGATGTATATGGTGAAGACTTTCCTAGCGAAACATTCCGTGTCTTGAAGAATAACGAAATTAAGCAGTTTGGGGAATATCGTACACAAAGATTAGTTTTAGAGGCATGGGACAGAATGTTTGGATAA